One Callospermophilus lateralis isolate mCalLat2 chromosome 6, mCalLat2.hap1, whole genome shotgun sequence genomic region harbors:
- the Mccd1 gene encoding LOW QUALITY PROTEIN: mitochondrial coiled-coil domain protein 1 (The sequence of the model RefSeq protein was modified relative to this genomic sequence to represent the inferred CDS: inserted 2 bases in 2 codons; substituted 1 base at 1 genomic stop codon), with the protein MVLPLVWITQCCRLCLLLPSWALGPQGSXNPKKSMEEQTSSSGGGKMRSPAREPWPHHKAELTQAEXLLEQQLELYQALLEGRXGAWEAQALVLKIQKLKEQMKRHQENLRGNA; encoded by the exons ATGGTCCTCCCTCTGGTCTGGATCACTCAGTGCTGTCGCCTTTGCCTCCTATTGCCCTCCTGGGCCCTGGGCCCCCAAGGAT CGAATCCCAAAAAAAGCATGGAAGAACAGACCAGCTCCTCAGGTGGTGGGAAGATGAGGTCACCTGCCAGG GAACCTTGGCCCCACCACAAAGCTGAGCTGACTCAAGCTGAATAGTTGCTGGAGCAGCAGCTGGAGCTGTACCAGGCCCTGCTGGAAGGGA GGGGAGCGTGGGAAGCCCAGGCCCTAGTGCTCAAGATCCAGAAGCTGAAAGAACAGATGAAGAGACACCAAGAGAACCTGAGAGGAAATGCCTAA